GTGCGATCCTACGATGGCCAGGTTTGCCATGCGAATCTTTCGCTGGCCGCCCTCTTCGATCAAGCTGACTCGCTCGAAATACTGTCTGTCGCCAGGGATGCGTCCCTGGACGTCAAGATGAAAACGGCGGTTAATCTCGAATATGATCTCCAGATTGCGCGGAATGATCGCTTCGAACCAATCGAGCGGCCATTTTTCAAGAGCTTCCGGGAGCAACGTGTGATTGGTATACGCCAAGGCTCGTTGCGTCAGGTCCCAGGCCTGATCCCATCCCAAGTGCGCTTCGTCAAGCAAGATTCGCATCAGTTCGGGCACCGACATCGCCGGGTGGGTATCGTTGAGCTGGATAGCCACTTTATCAGCGAACGTGACCCACTCAGTATTAGCGCGCCGGAAGCGGCGGACCAGATCGGCCAGCGAGCAGGCAACGAGGAAATACTCCTGCAGGAAACGCAAGACCTGACCTTCGCTTGTGGAGTCGTCCGGGTAAAGAACTCGTGTTAGAGACTCTGCTGCGAGTGTGTCGGCCAGAGCCTCTGCGAAGGCGCCGCTGCTGAATTCCTGAAAATCGAAATAATTTGACGCGGACGCGGACCAAAGCCGGAGGGTATTGACCGTGTTCCCGCCGTAGGCGACAACAGGTCGGTCGTGGGGAATACCAAGTAAGGTCGACGCCTGGCCACGCACCAACTGGAACGTCCCTCCATGCAATCGAAAAGAGCAATTCAGTTTTACTTCTACCGCTTCACCAGGACGAATCACCTCCCAGGGGTCAGGATGACGGAGCCAATTATCCCCCTGTTCGTGCTGCCACCCATCCTCAATAGATTGCTTAAACATGCCATATTCATACTGCAAACCGTAGCCCATTGCCGGAAGTTGCAAGGTGGCCAGCGAATCAAGGAAGCAAGCGGCAAGCCGACCGAGTCCCCCATTTCCCAAACCTGCATCCGGCTCCTGCTCCAGCAGCGAAAGCAGATCAACCTTATTTTGCTTCGCGGCCTGGCTCACGAGTGGGTCCAGTCCAAGGTTCATGACATTGTTGGCCAGCGAGCGGCCAAGGAGAAACTCCATGGAAAGGTAGTAGACGCGTTTGGGATTTTCGCGTTCATAGGTTTTCTCCGTGAGCAGCCACCGTTGGGAGAGGACGTCTCGAACTGAGCGCGCGAATGCTTCGTATTGCTGACGGACGCCGACTGTATCAAGATCCTTTACGTTGTCGAAGAGGAGATGCCGATCGTACAATCCATCCGTCCCCGCAAACTGAATGGGCCCACACCCGTATTGCTTAAGGAGTCTCGACACGTCTTGCTGCTCGGCTGTTGTCTCCATGGGAACGATGCGTCTCGTACTCATTGGAATCTCTCCTTCCAAAGCGTCGATTGGATCCTTTGTCCAACCGCTTTCAACTAAGCGGTTTTGCGTGCTTTTTCGTGCGGCCATCTCCAATCGGCAATATCGGGTCTGTCAGTACCGTGCTTGAACGCGTAGTTCCGGCAAGCGATCTGCTCGTTGCGGAATCTATCCGACGCCGCGCTTCCGATACGCTGAAGCTTGGGAACGTATTTGATCACGTCCATGGCCAGGGTAAAGCGGTCGATCTCATTCTCGATCGCCAGCTCCAGAGGAGTATTGATGTTGCCTTTCTCCCTATAGCCGTGGACGTGCAGGTCTTGATGGTTGGTCCGGCTGTAAGTCAGGCGATGAATGAGCCAGGGATACCCGTGAAAATTGAAAATAATTGGCTTATCCATTGTGAAGAGCAGATCGAAATCTATATCCGACAACCCGTGAGGATGGTCTGTTGTGGGTTGCAACTTAAAAAGATCAACCACATTGATGTATCGGATCTTGAGGTCAGGAAACGCTTCACGCAGCATCATGATGGCTGCCAGAGTTTCCTGCGTGGGGATGTCGCCGGCTGAGGCCATTACCACGTCCGGCTCGACGCCTTGGTCATTGCACGCCGGTTCCCACCTGCCGATTCCTTTTGTGCAATGAGTAATGGCTTGATCCATGCTGAGGAATTGAAGGTGCTTTTGCTTGTCGCAGACGATGACGTTGACGTAG
The Edaphobacter bradus genome window above contains:
- a CDS encoding glycogen/starch/alpha-glucan phosphorylase, producing the protein MSTRRIVPMETTAEQQDVSRLLKQYGCGPIQFAGTDGLYDRHLLFDNVKDLDTVGVRQQYEAFARSVRDVLSQRWLLTEKTYERENPKRVYYLSMEFLLGRSLANNVMNLGLDPLVSQAAKQNKVDLLSLLEQEPDAGLGNGGLGRLAACFLDSLATLQLPAMGYGLQYEYGMFKQSIEDGWQHEQGDNWLRHPDPWEVIRPGEAVEVKLNCSFRLHGGTFQLVRGQASTLLGIPHDRPVVAYGGNTVNTLRLWSASASNYFDFQEFSSGAFAEALADTLAAESLTRVLYPDDSTSEGQVLRFLQEYFLVACSLADLVRRFRRANTEWVTFADKVAIQLNDTHPAMSVPELMRILLDEAHLGWDQAWDLTQRALAYTNHTLLPEALEKWPLDWFEAIIPRNLEIIFEINRRFHLDVQGRIPGDRQYFERVSLIEEGGQRKIRMANLAIVGSHSTNGVAGIHSELLRTTTVRELAELFPERFNNKTNGVTPRRWLLLANPALAHVITEAIGNTWIRDLDQLKRLKPLAEDKGFRDSFQEAKRKAKSQFADWLKTQSGQVVDPDSIFDSQVKRIHEYKRQLLNALRVVLLYNRLREKPDIEMEPRTFFFAGKAAPAYQLAKLIIKFINNLAGTIDGDPIVRGRLKVLFLTDYCVSLAERLIPASDVSNQISTAGYEASGTSNMKFMMNGALTIGTRDGATIEMAEEAGEDNFFLFGLTADQVASNRAWYSPYWHYEHEPETRAALDLIFSDYFSRNEPHVFEPLRDVLLTHGDFYMHLADLKPYLEADRRMMDLYARPDDWVRKTILNVAGSGKFSSDRTIREYASEIWNAKPCPVE